A region of Mobula birostris isolate sMobBir1 chromosome X, sMobBir1.hap1, whole genome shotgun sequence DNA encodes the following proteins:
- the LOC140191766 gene encoding uncharacterized protein — protein sequence MGTPVNVRRRILSREMSEDENVMIMIKEADAKFNSRKASLAEAKEACVTKLMQQQQESEELMETEDADHKTQEDFKEKYFDAIESIRHLETEKVLLVYEVERLKDVLEGTEEELAELHWKYKQVTKELETQKVAKYSLLQQTNCMKEQLKGRKKCEAIEITATENMDEGLQSNLKQEENLDERKMELKLDDFEINSVQKLQNSASNLVGGVQKCFETKHKRKIPEEISNGKHKERSMNTFTQGTDDMHVKDSTHLIKDGENITVAENVNHLQYETERFKSNKAMEGSGSETEPLMLRSEGRDSEHKETEASKGQEEKELIFEVSKVALEETALNENQSENEAATRGQFCDDSLNTVEEEVKEKIEQKKTIMMQIHDGKNLETVKGESTEVCGSVTGVLGQGEFIQDHGVTHGEPRWEGIEERNGEAMSTDKSHKKLVMESSREDFLDGVARAHDKWMESGRDGEEVTNQFWGMKETIPNLAKDGVSMNLKQDLESSIDKINGEACSRREGGENTNEKARLCQLQENNADKDMNKINIGLDMQGHKTVMGEPAEGKGKGKQIHSDGNTEEGSGGKEKGPFEMFVQVITTIMPQKSLAKSEGKMSRKDNVDVCRSEMHGERKEQNGEHVPANQGQSVAKEKKELESPGADYEEERDDSSWKRRVESIFQQPGGSKTAQEFEKEMGGVINDPSAKELYDATELRTATCTEERKPDIEEDPESTPNNDDMGHGQSLNRSESTRRHTKNGDTCQVS from the exons GCTGATGCAAAATTCAATTCCAGGAAAGCTTCACTTGCTGAGGCCAAGGAGGCTTGTGTGACGAAACTGATGCAACAGCAACAAGAG AGTGAGGagctaatggaaacagaagatgCTGACCAC AAAACCCAGGAAGATTTTAAAGAAAAGTACTTTGATGCAATTGAGTCAATTCGTCATTTGGAAACTGAGAAGGTTTTACTCGTGTATGAGGTGGAGCGGCTAAAAGATGTTCTGGAAGGCACCGAGGAAGAGCTGGCCGAGCTTCACTGGAAATACAAGCAAGTAACCAAG GAGCTGGAAACACAGAAAGTTGCTAAATATTCACTGTTGCAGCAAACTAATTGCATGAAGGAGCAACtgaaagggagaaagaagtgtgAA GCTATTGAAATAACTGCTACAGAGAATATGGATGAAGGTCTTCAGAGCAACCTTAAACAGGAGGAAAacttggatgaaaggaaaatggagttgaaatTGGATGATTTTGAGATAAATAGTGTGCAGAAACTTCAGAACTCAGCATCAAACCTTGTAGGTGGTGTGCAGAAATGCTTTGAAACTAAACATAAAAGAAAAATACCGGAGGAGATCTCAAATGGAAAGCACAAAGAGAGAAGCATGAACACATTCACACAAGGTACAGATGACATGCATGTGAAGGACTCTACTCATCTGATTAAGGATGGTGAGAATATAACAGTTGCAGAAAATGTGAACCACCTTCAATATGAAACTGAAAGATTCAAATCAAATAAAGCCATGGAAGGTAGTGGTAGTGAAACAGAGCCTCTAATGTTGCGCAGTGAAGGCAGGGACTCGGAACATAAGGAAACCGAAGCTTCTAAAGGACAAGAAGAGAAAGAACTAATCTTTGAGGTAAGTAAAGTTGCTTTGGAAGAGACTGCGCTCAATGAAAACCAAAGTGAAAATGAGGCTGCAACAAGAGGCCAATTCTGTGATGATTCTTTGAACACGGTGGAAGAGGAAGTAAAAGAGAAAATTGAACAAAAGAAAACCATTATGATGCAAATACATGATGGGAAAAACCTGGAGACTGTAAAAGGAGAATCAACAGAAGTTTGTGGAAGTGTAACAGGGGTTCTCGGCCAAGGGGAGTTCATACAAGACCACGGAGTAACCCATGGAGAGCCCAGATGGGAGGGAATTGAAGAAAGGAACGGAGAAGCAATGTCCACAGATAAAAGTCACAAGAAATTGGTAATGGAAAGCAGCAGAGAGGATTTTCTTGATGGTGTTGCAAGAGCTCATGATAAATGGATGGAGAGTGGCAGAGATGGAGAAGAGGTCACCAATCAGTTTTGGGGCATGAAGGAAACCATTCCAAATCTTGCAAAAGACGGAGTTTCTATGAATCTGAAACAGGATTTGGAAAGTTCTATTGATAAAATAAATGGAGAAGCTTGCagtagaagggaaggaggagagaataCCAATGAAAAAGCAAGACTATGTCAATTACAAGAGAACAATGCAGATAAGGATATGAACAAGATTAACATAGGTCTAGACATGCAAGGACACAAAACTGTAATGGGTGAACCTGctgaggggaaggggaaagggaaacAAATACACAGTGATGGCAACACTGAGGAaggcagtggagggaaggagaagggccCTTTTGAAATGTTTGTGCAAGTGATTACAACGATAATGCCACAAAAAAGCCTTGCAAAAAGTGAAGGGAAAATGAGCAGGAAAGACAATGTTGATGTCTGCAGGAGTGAGATGCATGGGGAAAGAAAAGAGCAGAATGGAGAACATGTGCCTGCAAACCAAGGACAATCTGTGGCAAAAGAGAAGAAAGAATTGGAATCACCAGGTGCTGACTATGAGGAGGAAAGGGATGATTCATCCTGGAAGAGACGGGTGGAAAGTATATTTCAGCAACCAGGAGGAAGTAAAACTGCACAGGAATTTGAAAAGGAAATGGGGGGAGTCATAAATGATCCATCTGCTAAAGAATTGTATGATGCAACTGAACTAAGAACTGCCACGTGCACTGAAGAAAGGAAACCAGACAttgaagaagatcctgaaagcACCCCAAATAATGATGACATGGGGCATGGGCAAAGTTTGAATAGAAGTGAGAGCACCAGGCGACATACTAAAAATGGAGACACATGTCAGGTTTCGTAG